Proteins from a single region of Bogoriella caseilytica:
- a CDS encoding cupin domain-containing protein, whose protein sequence is MSKQSDHSAGQAPDLVALGARVCELRRQAGLSTRKLAARAGVSAGYISQIENGHAAASITVLRSLADAFGITWLELFEPAPAHGRVLRKGERPRIFSDGDVIHHGITQPPIGHVEVLVSEYAPGRGVGDETYTHGDSQEICLVLRGRLQFTIGDETYLLEAGDSIEYRTSIPHSLMNTGDDVAEAVWVVSPPAVARHPKIDRPS, encoded by the coding sequence ATGAGTAAGCAAAGTGATCACTCGGCGGGCCAGGCTCCCGATCTCGTCGCTCTTGGAGCCCGCGTGTGCGAGCTCCGACGTCAGGCCGGACTCTCCACGCGGAAGCTGGCGGCGCGCGCGGGAGTCAGCGCGGGCTACATCAGTCAGATCGAGAACGGTCACGCCGCTGCCAGCATCACCGTGCTGCGTTCCCTTGCCGATGCCTTCGGCATCACCTGGTTGGAGCTCTTCGAACCCGCGCCGGCCCACGGCAGGGTGCTCCGCAAGGGGGAGCGGCCTCGGATCTTCTCCGATGGGGACGTCATCCACCATGGGATCACTCAGCCGCCGATCGGCCACGTGGAGGTCCTCGTCAGCGAATACGCGCCGGGCCGGGGGGTCGGCGACGAGACCTACACACACGGGGACTCCCAGGAGATCTGCCTCGTGCTTCGTGGCCGGCTCCAGTTCACGATCGGGGACGAAACCTATCTCCTGGAAGCCGGCGACAGCATCGAGTACCGCACCTCGATCCCGCACTCGCTCATGAATACCGGCGATGACGTGGCAGAAGCCGTCTGGGTCGTCAGCCCGCCGGCCGTCGCGCGCCATCCCAAGATCGACCGCCCGTCTTAG
- a CDS encoding ABC transporter substrate-binding protein yields MSRKLAVSTLVTATTVSLLAACASDPGAGEASAEEPTLVRFGLPTQMGANNSPMAVAEHLGYFDEEGVDLQIVYTDESVAAVQGVNSGNLEIGSTPPEPLWQSIEQGNDIQLVYNYIREQTGSIVSLADGPIQDLEDFEGALIGQQSLGSSNLLLSNGILASVGLEEDRDFQNIAVGVGAAALQALDSGQVQGLSLWDTEYAAFEAAGTELNYFTTPEVESLFSTTYFVTPDYLEESPEAIAGFGRAMAKATLFTATNPEAALQIMYEEYPDTRLAGMSEDEQLEIDLIALERRLALLVAGDPQGQGTWGEYAPAAIESWADFALEAGIIGSDIDAAAYAQNTLVEAYNDFDGEAVIAEAEGWGE; encoded by the coding sequence ATGTCCAGAAAGCTTGCTGTCTCCACCCTCGTCACGGCCACCACTGTCAGCCTCCTGGCCGCCTGCGCCAGCGATCCTGGCGCCGGGGAGGCCAGCGCCGAGGAGCCCACGCTCGTGCGCTTCGGCCTGCCGACCCAGATGGGCGCGAACAACTCTCCCATGGCCGTCGCCGAGCACCTCGGGTATTTCGACGAGGAGGGCGTCGACCTCCAGATCGTCTACACCGATGAGTCCGTGGCCGCCGTCCAAGGCGTCAACTCCGGGAACCTCGAGATCGGCTCCACCCCTCCCGAGCCTCTCTGGCAGTCCATCGAACAGGGCAACGACATCCAGTTGGTCTACAACTACATCCGGGAACAGACCGGCTCCATCGTCTCCCTGGCCGACGGCCCCATCCAGGACCTCGAGGACTTCGAAGGCGCGTTGATCGGCCAGCAATCGCTCGGCTCGAGCAACCTGCTGCTGTCCAACGGCATCCTCGCCTCCGTGGGCCTGGAGGAGGACCGCGACTTCCAGAACATCGCCGTCGGAGTCGGCGCGGCCGCGCTACAAGCCCTGGACAGCGGCCAGGTGCAAGGCCTGTCGCTGTGGGACACCGAGTATGCCGCCTTCGAGGCGGCCGGCACCGAGCTCAACTACTTCACCACCCCCGAGGTCGAATCGCTGTTCTCCACCACGTACTTCGTCACCCCCGACTACCTGGAGGAGTCTCCTGAGGCGATCGCGGGCTTCGGCCGCGCCATGGCGAAGGCCACGCTCTTCACCGCCACCAACCCCGAAGCGGCCCTGCAGATCATGTACGAGGAGTACCCGGACACCCGCCTGGCCGGGATGAGCGAGGACGAGCAGCTCGAGATCGACCTCATCGCACTCGAACGCCGCCTGGCGCTCCTGGTGGCGGGCGACCCGCAGGGCCAGGGCACGTGGGGCGAGTACGCGCCCGCGGCGATCGAATCCTGGGCCGACTTCGCCCTCGAGGCCGGGATCATCGGATCCGACATCGACGCCGCCGCCTACGCGCAGAACACGCTGGTCGAGGCCTACAACGACTTCGACGGCGAGGCCGTCATCGCCGAGGCCGAAGGGTGGGGCGAATGA
- a CDS encoding amidohydrolase family protein, which produces MTSLTYTDGVPAVDHHSHAGYVRPGQRIAGLDAYERENALGHVEGNVHHDDYQRYMALEESGKDEEAQALAESIGVPALVAASLRFQSTTVHARALRDGARALYGDHPEAELVEMSRQARADDFPGLYDRALHLSGTAGVLTDIPEIDSEAWPHRRYKPIARIDPYLYPFGHPRWQGRGSDTPRFRRIFSHVLDRQLERAGIALPGTLGEYEDFVLSSLRRRRSEGFVGLKIASAYVRPLSFQRVGRAEAEAAWAALAGGPREVPEAAHRVLSDHLVFAILEWATAEGMPVQIHTGFGHAEPGLRVATADPLLLEPLLADPALNRLKVILIHGGFPYSSHLTALAHAYGNVHLDFSWMPYLHHHVVGRVLEEWLEFLPADRVMYGTDTGSPELHVSATERARAALDGVLAEGVGSRLWSTSQACWLAERVLHRNLCDVYEVGL; this is translated from the coding sequence ATGACCTCCCTGACCTACACCGACGGTGTGCCCGCCGTCGATCACCACTCCCACGCCGGATATGTCCGCCCGGGCCAGCGCATCGCCGGCCTGGACGCCTACGAGCGGGAGAACGCCCTGGGCCATGTCGAGGGCAACGTGCACCACGACGACTATCAGCGGTACATGGCTCTGGAGGAATCCGGCAAGGATGAGGAGGCGCAGGCCCTCGCCGAGTCGATCGGAGTACCTGCCCTGGTGGCTGCGAGCCTGCGGTTCCAGTCCACCACGGTGCATGCGCGTGCCCTCCGCGATGGTGCGCGAGCGCTCTACGGGGACCACCCCGAGGCGGAGCTGGTGGAGATGAGCCGTCAGGCCCGCGCCGACGACTTCCCCGGCCTGTACGACCGGGCGCTGCACCTCTCCGGCACCGCGGGCGTGCTGACCGACATCCCCGAGATCGACTCCGAGGCCTGGCCGCACCGGCGATACAAGCCGATCGCCCGGATCGACCCGTACCTCTACCCCTTCGGGCATCCGAGGTGGCAGGGCCGTGGCAGCGATACCCCGCGGTTCCGCCGCATCTTCTCGCACGTGCTGGACCGTCAGCTCGAGCGAGCGGGCATCGCGCTCCCCGGCACCCTGGGGGAGTACGAGGACTTCGTGCTCAGCTCTTTGCGGCGGCGGCGGTCGGAGGGGTTCGTCGGGCTCAAGATTGCCTCCGCCTATGTGCGCCCGCTGTCCTTCCAGCGAGTTGGCCGTGCCGAGGCCGAAGCGGCCTGGGCTGCTCTGGCCGGAGGTCCGCGCGAGGTCCCCGAAGCGGCGCATCGTGTGCTCTCGGACCACCTCGTCTTCGCGATCCTGGAGTGGGCCACGGCAGAAGGCATGCCGGTGCAGATCCACACCGGTTTCGGTCACGCCGAGCCTGGCCTGCGCGTGGCCACGGCCGACCCGCTGCTGCTGGAGCCGCTGCTCGCTGACCCGGCCCTGAACCGGCTCAAGGTCATCCTCATTCATGGCGGTTTCCCCTACAGCTCGCACCTGACGGCACTTGCCCACGCGTACGGCAACGTCCATCTCGATTTCTCCTGGATGCCCTATCTCCATCACCACGTGGTGGGCCGAGTGCTCGAGGAATGGTTGGAGTTCCTCCCGGCGGACCGGGTGATGTACGGAACCGACACCGGCTCGCCCGAGCTGCACGTCTCAGCGACAGAACGAGCGCGCGCAGCACTCGATGGCGTCCTGGCCGAGGGGGTGGGCTCCCGGCTCTGGTCGACGTCCCAGGCCTGCTGGCTGGCCGAACGTGTGCTGCACCGGAACCTCTGCGACGTCTACGAGGTCGGACTATGA
- a CDS encoding ABC transporter ATP-binding protein, with translation MTALVELDGLSKSYRTRTGDVLALSGVDLQVEEGEFLAIVGPSGCGKTTLLKILAGLETHSEGGASMHGAPLGDQSSDVGMVFQKATLLPWMDILANVMLPITLRRRASKADRQTALSLLEMAGIEEFAGKRPGELSGGMQQRAAICRALVHEPSLLLLDEPFGALDAMTRDTLNVEVNRIWRETHKTAVLITHSIPEAVFLAERVIVMSPRPGRIIDEVRIPFGPVRTPDLLGEPEFGALCGHIREHFEVRGS, from the coding sequence ATGACCGCGCTGGTCGAGCTCGACGGGCTGAGCAAGTCCTATCGCACCCGTACCGGGGACGTCCTCGCGCTCAGCGGTGTCGACTTGCAGGTCGAGGAAGGAGAGTTCCTCGCCATCGTCGGGCCGTCGGGCTGCGGGAAGACCACGCTACTGAAGATCCTGGCCGGGCTCGAGACCCACAGTGAGGGTGGCGCCTCCATGCATGGCGCCCCGCTCGGTGATCAATCCAGCGATGTTGGCATGGTCTTTCAGAAGGCCACCCTGCTGCCCTGGATGGACATTCTCGCCAATGTCATGCTGCCGATCACTCTTCGGCGCCGGGCGAGCAAGGCCGACCGGCAGACGGCGCTCAGTCTGCTGGAGATGGCCGGCATCGAGGAGTTCGCGGGCAAACGCCCCGGCGAGCTCTCCGGTGGCATGCAGCAGCGTGCCGCGATCTGCCGTGCCCTTGTGCACGAGCCGTCCCTGCTGCTGCTGGACGAGCCCTTCGGCGCTTTGGACGCGATGACCCGCGACACGCTGAACGTCGAGGTCAACAGGATCTGGCGGGAAACCCACAAGACGGCGGTGCTGATCACCCACTCCATCCCCGAGGCGGTCTTCCTCGCCGAGCGGGTGATCGTGATGAGCCCGAGACCGGGAAGGATCATCGACGAGGTCCGCATCCCCTTTGGCCCGGTGCGCACTCCTGACTTGCTGGGCGAACCGGAGTTCGGCGCCCTGTGCGGCCACATCCGCGAGCACTTCGAGGTGAGAGGCTCATGA
- a CDS encoding ABC transporter permease: protein MTKDSQHDLAQPGLRETARPTQKPGRSGSRRSGRLLGGRGGQYLATSAVLLVVLLAWQFLPAWLNTPSYVMPVFSDVLRALTDPAAFPRYVSNAAVTMTEVMLGLAIGVSLGLLLAIVLSEMPRVYAVVFPYVVAIESIPKVAVAPLFVIWFGFGLTSKVIVVVMLAFFPVLVNTIHGLRAVERDHIDLFRVNGSGPVQMRLRLMIPSALPQIFSGLELAVANAMVGAIVAEFVGAQQGLGMLILQAQGRMETAAVFALLIILSALGILLNVSVRALRRVVVSWEITR, encoded by the coding sequence ATGACCAAGGACTCCCAGCACGACCTCGCCCAGCCGGGCCTGCGCGAGACCGCCCGCCCCACACAGAAGCCGGGCCGCTCCGGCTCGCGCCGCTCCGGCCGCCTGCTCGGCGGCCGTGGTGGCCAGTACCTCGCCACCTCGGCGGTCCTGCTGGTGGTGCTCCTGGCGTGGCAGTTCCTGCCGGCATGGCTGAACACCCCGTCCTATGTGATGCCGGTGTTCAGCGATGTGCTCCGGGCGCTCACCGACCCGGCGGCCTTCCCGAGGTACGTGTCGAACGCGGCCGTGACGATGACGGAGGTGATGCTCGGTCTCGCCATCGGCGTCTCACTCGGCCTCCTCCTGGCCATCGTGCTCTCGGAAATGCCCCGCGTCTACGCCGTGGTCTTCCCCTACGTGGTTGCCATCGAGTCGATCCCGAAAGTGGCCGTGGCTCCGCTCTTCGTGATCTGGTTCGGCTTTGGCTTGACCTCGAAGGTGATCGTGGTGGTCATGCTCGCCTTCTTCCCGGTGTTGGTGAACACGATTCACGGGCTACGGGCAGTCGAGCGGGACCATATCGACCTGTTCCGGGTCAATGGCTCCGGTCCGGTGCAGATGCGGCTGCGACTGATGATCCCCTCGGCGCTGCCCCAGATCTTCAGCGGCCTGGAACTCGCGGTCGCCAACGCGATGGTGGGGGCGATCGTCGCGGAGTTCGTCGGCGCTCAACAGGGCCTGGGAATGCTGATCCTCCAAGCTCAAGGGCGGATGGAGACGGCTGCGGTGTTCGCGCTCCTGATCATCCTGTCGGCCCTGGGCATCCTGTTGAACGTCAGCGTCCGGGCGCTGCGCCGGGTGGTGGTCAGCTGGGAGATCACCCGCTGA
- the coaA gene encoding type I pantothenate kinase — MRASIGRRPPARWDNGGVTVSPQSPPTPFVEFGREAWSRLAATTPLPLTSDDVALLRGLGDPTDLTEVDDVYRPLSALLQLYAGATGALHEATSSFLGERPRRTPYVIGIAGSVAVGKSSTARLMRELMRRWPQTPRVDLVTTDGFLYPNAELERRGLLQRKGFPESYDRRALLRFVAEVKGGAAEVSAPLYDHVTYDIVPERRQVVRRPDVLIVEGLNVLQPARITADGTTSIAVSDFFDFSIYVDARRRDIKRWYVDRFLKLRSTAFSEPGSYFRHFAELDDAAAVTRAEQIWTSINERNLRENIEPTRGRATLVVTKDAEHRVHRMRLRKL; from the coding sequence ATGCGCGCCAGCATAGGCAGACGGCCACCGGCGCGATGGGACAATGGTGGGGTGACGGTCAGCCCGCAGAGCCCACCTACGCCCTTCGTCGAGTTCGGCCGCGAGGCCTGGTCGCGTCTGGCGGCGACCACTCCGCTCCCCCTGACCTCGGATGACGTCGCGCTGCTGCGCGGGCTCGGCGACCCCACCGACCTCACCGAGGTCGACGACGTCTACCGGCCGCTGTCCGCGCTGTTGCAGCTCTATGCCGGAGCCACCGGCGCCCTGCACGAGGCGACCTCCTCCTTCCTCGGCGAGCGCCCGCGACGCACCCCCTACGTGATTGGCATTGCGGGCTCAGTCGCGGTGGGCAAATCCTCCACGGCGCGGCTGATGCGCGAACTCATGCGCCGCTGGCCGCAGACCCCGCGGGTGGATCTGGTGACCACCGATGGCTTCCTGTACCCCAATGCCGAGTTGGAACGGCGAGGGCTGTTGCAGCGCAAGGGCTTCCCGGAGTCTTACGACCGTCGGGCACTGCTGCGCTTCGTGGCCGAGGTCAAGGGCGGGGCCGCCGAGGTCTCCGCACCGCTGTACGACCATGTCACCTACGACATCGTTCCGGAGCGTCGCCAGGTGGTGCGCCGGCCCGATGTGCTCATCGTCGAGGGCCTGAACGTGCTCCAGCCCGCCCGGATCACCGCTGACGGCACGACGTCGATCGCGGTGAGCGACTTCTTCGACTTCTCGATCTATGTGGACGCACGCCGCCGGGACATCAAGCGCTGGTACGTGGATCGATTCCTGAAGCTGCGATCCACGGCCTTCTCCGAGCCGGGCTCGTACTTCCGTCACTTCGCCGAACTGGACGATGCCGCGGCGGTGACCCGGGCCGAGCAGATTTGGACCTCGATCAACGAGAGGAACCTGCGGGAGAACATCGAACCCACCCGTGGCCGGGCCACCCTGGTGGTGACCAAGGACGCCGAGCACCGCGTGCACCGCATGCGTCTGCGCAAACTGTGA
- the glmS gene encoding glutamine--fructose-6-phosphate transaminase (isomerizing), whose product MCGIVGYVGPSSPSSRPLDLTLEGLARLEYRGYDSAGVAVAGAGALAAAKKAGKLANLRGVLEESPLPEGTAAIGHTRWATHGGPTDINAHPHLSEDGRLAVIHNGIIENFAALKAELEAEGVSFSSETDTEAVAHLLSRAYTASGDLSAAMLAVTARLEGAFTLLALHAEQPGTVVAARRNSPLVVGLGEGENFLGSDVAAFISATKEAMEIGQDQVVTLTADAVTVVDAAGQPAEGKRFTVDWDAAAAVKGGFETFMEKEIHDQPKAVADTLLGRHDEAGNLVLDELRVDESVLRGVDKIVVVACGTAAYAGHVAKYAVEHWCRIPVEVELAHEFRYRDPVVNVRTLVVAISQSGETMDTLMAVRHASEQGAKVLAIVNTHGSTIAREADAVLYTHAGPEVAVASTKAFLAQITACYLLGLYLSQVRGYKYPDEVAGYLEELGKLPGKIEQVLEQEEDIKAVARAMQSNTSVLFLGRHVGFPVAMEGALKLKELAYIHAEGFAAGELKHGPIALIEPGQPVFVIVPTPRRPLLHQKVVSNIQEVRARGARTLVIAEEGDESVEEFAEVIFRVPRTPTLMMPLVTVVPLQIFAAELAAAKGLDVDQPRNLAKSVTVE is encoded by the coding sequence ATGTGCGGCATCGTGGGCTACGTCGGCCCCTCTTCCCCCAGCTCTCGCCCCCTCGACCTCACTCTGGAGGGCCTGGCTCGCCTCGAGTACCGCGGCTATGACTCCGCCGGCGTGGCTGTGGCCGGCGCCGGCGCCCTGGCAGCGGCCAAGAAGGCCGGAAAACTCGCGAACTTGCGCGGTGTGCTCGAGGAGAGCCCGTTGCCCGAGGGCACTGCTGCGATCGGCCACACCCGGTGGGCCACGCACGGTGGGCCGACCGACATCAATGCCCACCCCCACCTTTCCGAGGATGGCCGGCTGGCGGTCATCCACAACGGCATCATCGAGAACTTCGCCGCACTCAAGGCGGAGCTGGAGGCCGAGGGAGTCTCGTTCTCCTCCGAGACCGACACCGAGGCCGTAGCGCATCTGCTCTCCCGCGCCTACACCGCCTCCGGCGACCTGAGCGCCGCCATGCTGGCCGTCACCGCCCGGCTGGAGGGCGCCTTCACCCTCCTGGCCCTGCACGCCGAGCAGCCGGGAACAGTCGTCGCCGCACGCCGCAACTCCCCGCTCGTGGTGGGGCTGGGGGAGGGCGAGAACTTCCTCGGCTCCGACGTCGCCGCCTTCATCTCGGCGACCAAAGAGGCCATGGAAATCGGCCAGGACCAGGTCGTCACCCTCACCGCCGATGCGGTCACCGTGGTCGACGCCGCCGGGCAGCCGGCCGAGGGCAAGCGATTCACCGTGGACTGGGATGCCGCAGCGGCCGTCAAGGGCGGTTTCGAGACCTTCATGGAGAAGGAGATCCACGATCAGCCCAAGGCCGTGGCCGACACGCTTCTGGGCCGGCACGACGAAGCCGGGAACCTGGTGCTCGACGAGCTGCGCGTGGACGAGTCCGTGCTCCGCGGGGTGGACAAGATCGTGGTGGTGGCCTGCGGCACCGCGGCCTACGCCGGCCACGTGGCCAAATACGCCGTCGAGCACTGGTGCCGCATCCCGGTCGAGGTCGAGCTCGCGCACGAGTTCCGCTACCGCGATCCCGTGGTGAACGTCCGCACCCTGGTGGTGGCGATCTCCCAGTCCGGGGAGACCATGGACACCCTGATGGCGGTGCGCCACGCCAGCGAGCAGGGAGCGAAGGTCCTCGCCATCGTGAATACCCATGGCTCGACCATCGCCCGCGAAGCCGACGCCGTGCTCTACACCCATGCCGGCCCTGAGGTGGCGGTGGCCTCCACCAAGGCCTTCCTGGCGCAGATCACCGCCTGCTACCTGCTCGGGCTCTACCTATCGCAGGTGCGTGGCTACAAGTACCCCGACGAGGTGGCCGGCTATCTCGAGGAACTCGGCAAGCTGCCGGGCAAGATCGAACAGGTCCTGGAGCAGGAGGAGGACATCAAGGCGGTGGCCCGGGCCATGCAGAGCAACACCTCGGTGCTGTTCCTGGGCCGCCACGTGGGCTTCCCTGTGGCCATGGAGGGCGCCCTGAAGCTCAAGGAGCTGGCCTACATCCACGCCGAGGGATTCGCGGCCGGCGAGCTCAAGCACGGCCCGATCGCGCTGATCGAGCCCGGTCAGCCGGTCTTCGTCATCGTCCCCACCCCGCGCCGGCCGCTGCTGCACCAGAAGGTGGTCTCCAACATCCAGGAAGTGCGCGCCCGCGGCGCCCGCACCCTGGTCATCGCCGAGGAGGGCGATGAGTCGGTGGAGGAGTTCGCCGAGGTGATCTTCCGCGTGCCCCGCACGCCCACGCTGATGATGCCGCTGGTCACGGTGGTGCCGCTGCAGATCTTCGCCGCGGAACTCGCCGCAGCCAAGGGCCTGGACGTGGACCAGCCCCGCAACCTCGCCAAGTCCGTGACGGTGGAGTAG
- a CDS encoding holo-ACP synthase, protein MIVAIGVDLCAVRRLAERLERAPRLAERLFTAGERGLPVESLAARFAAKEAVAKALGSPGGLSWQDCEVRSAASGAPEVHLRGAVAARAEELGITHWHLSLSHDGGAAIAMVVAER, encoded by the coding sequence GTGATCGTGGCCATCGGCGTCGATCTGTGCGCCGTGCGGCGGCTCGCCGAGCGCCTCGAACGCGCCCCGCGCCTGGCCGAGCGGCTGTTCACCGCGGGCGAGCGCGGCCTGCCGGTGGAATCCTTGGCGGCCCGCTTCGCCGCCAAGGAGGCGGTGGCCAAGGCTCTGGGTTCCCCTGGTGGTCTGAGCTGGCAGGACTGTGAGGTGCGGAGCGCGGCCTCCGGTGCGCCGGAGGTGCACCTGCGTGGCGCGGTGGCTGCCCGCGCCGAGGAGCTGGGCATCACCCATTGGCACCTCTCCCTGAGTCACGACGGCGGCGCTGCCATCGCCATGGTGGTGGCCGAAAGGTAG
- a CDS encoding bifunctional ADP-dependent NAD(P)H-hydrate dehydratase/NAD(P)H-hydrate epimerase: MITAHTAEAVREAEEPLLAAGVPLMERASFALSTAIARELRAREQPVSGARVLLLVGGGNNGGDALHAGAYLARRGCAVRAALLAPEARVHPAGLSAARRAGVQVEQVAGEDGLVSLAASHPVWVDGLTGIGASGGLRSPLAEAVEALTDRAAELRRVGSPPLIVAVDVPSGIGVDDGSLPGPVLPADLTVTMGAVKAGLVLPPAAPLAGRIEVVDLGLELGEAEAMSLEEGDAAARWPVPGTADHKYTRGVLGVAAGSATYPGAAVLTVAGALATGPGMVRYLGAPSVSAAVLGAYPEVVAGSGRVQAWVLGPGVDPDDEIRLEELAEYRDAAAEAGVPVIFDAGGLSLLHEREVKAEGPTVITPHAGELAALLTARGNDVARAEVDAAPAAHARRAAQLTGAVVLLKGSATVIAAPDGPRYVQAEATGWLATAGAGDVLAGVLGTLATAAQSTAEAGHRRVTARELADVAALAVFVHGRAARRAAGLPPHALPAAAGGPAGHPLRAGDVAAALPAVIGELLG, from the coding sequence ATGATCACCGCTCACACCGCCGAGGCTGTACGCGAGGCCGAGGAGCCCCTTCTCGCCGCGGGCGTGCCGCTGATGGAACGCGCCTCCTTTGCCCTGAGTACTGCCATCGCGCGAGAGCTGCGGGCGCGTGAGCAGCCCGTGAGCGGAGCTCGGGTGCTGCTGCTGGTCGGTGGGGGCAACAACGGCGGAGATGCCCTGCACGCCGGCGCCTACCTCGCCCGGCGCGGCTGCGCGGTGCGGGCGGCTCTGCTCGCACCCGAAGCGCGGGTCCATCCGGCCGGTCTCAGCGCTGCCCGGCGGGCCGGCGTCCAGGTCGAGCAGGTCGCCGGTGAGGACGGGCTGGTCTCGCTCGCCGCATCGCACCCGGTGTGGGTGGACGGCCTCACGGGGATTGGGGCCTCGGGCGGCCTTCGTTCCCCGCTGGCCGAAGCGGTGGAGGCCCTCACTGATCGCGCCGCAGAACTCCGCAGGGTCGGTTCGCCGCCGTTGATCGTGGCGGTGGACGTCCCCTCGGGGATCGGGGTCGACGACGGCAGCCTGCCCGGCCCGGTGCTGCCGGCCGATCTCACCGTGACCATGGGCGCGGTGAAAGCCGGGCTGGTGTTGCCGCCCGCCGCGCCACTGGCCGGGCGCATCGAGGTGGTGGATCTCGGGCTGGAGCTGGGCGAGGCGGAGGCCATGAGCCTGGAGGAGGGCGATGCGGCTGCGCGCTGGCCTGTTCCCGGCACTGCTGATCACAAGTACACCCGCGGCGTCCTCGGGGTGGCCGCCGGTTCAGCCACGTACCCGGGGGCCGCCGTCCTCACCGTGGCCGGGGCGCTCGCCACCGGGCCAGGCATGGTGCGCTACCTCGGCGCGCCCTCGGTCAGCGCCGCCGTCCTGGGGGCCTATCCGGAGGTGGTGGCCGGCTCCGGCCGGGTGCAGGCTTGGGTGCTCGGCCCTGGTGTGGACCCCGACGACGAGATCCGCTTGGAGGAGCTTGCTGAGTACCGCGACGCCGCTGCGGAGGCAGGCGTGCCCGTGATCTTCGATGCCGGCGGACTGAGCCTGCTGCACGAACGCGAGGTCAAGGCCGAGGGGCCTACGGTGATCACCCCGCATGCCGGAGAGCTCGCGGCGCTCCTGACCGCCCGGGGGAACGACGTCGCCCGCGCGGAGGTCGACGCCGCTCCGGCCGCTCACGCCCGGCGCGCAGCGCAGCTCACCGGTGCCGTGGTGCTTCTGAAAGGCAGCGCCACGGTGATCGCAGCGCCGGATGGGCCCCGGTATGTCCAGGCCGAGGCCACCGGCTGGTTGGCCACCGCCGGCGCCGGGGATGTCCTCGCCGGCGTGCTCGGCACCCTGGCCACAGCCGCGCAGAGCACCGCCGAGGCCGGCCATCGCCGCGTCACGGCCCGGGAACTCGCCGACGTCGCCGCCCTGGCGGTCTTCGTTCACGGCCGGGCGGCTCGCCGCGCCGCCGGGCTCCCGCCACACGCGCTCCCGGCGGCGGCCGGGGGACCTGCGGGTCACCCCCTGCGCGCCGGGGACGTGGCCGCAGCACTCCCCGCCGTCATCGGAGAGCTGCTCGGATAG